A genome region from Musa acuminata AAA Group cultivar baxijiao chromosome BXJ3-5, Cavendish_Baxijiao_AAA, whole genome shotgun sequence includes the following:
- the LOC103986304 gene encoding nuclear transcription factor Y subunit C-4: protein MEQSTQPEIGIVSGAAQIAYAAPTYQPTAVISGAPAVAGVIPPPTQLTSAYSINPASIVSQHQLAYQQVQQLHHQQLQQLQAFWANQMLEIEQITDFKNHSLPLARIKKIMKADEDVRMISAEAPVVFAKACELFILELTLRSWIHTEENKRRTLQKNDIGGAITRTDIFDFLVDIVPRDELKDEGLGITRAAVGAPGDAIPYYYVPAAQVPGPGMVMGKPGDQAAAGTVYAVEQPHSVVYLWQPPHAQQHEQVPDGE from the coding sequence ATGGAACAGTCGACACAGCCTGAGATTGGAATTGTTTCTGGTGCTGCCCAAATAGCATATGCTGCTCCTACCTACCAGCCAACCGCGGTAATTAGCGGAGCTCCAGCAGTGGCAGGAGTCATACCTCCCCCAACGCAACTGACCTCAGCATATTCTATTAACCCAGCCAGCATTGTCAGCCAGCATCAGCTTGCTTACCAGCAGGTCCAACAGCTGCACCACCAGCAACTGCAACAACTCCAAGCCTTCTGGGCCAACCAGATGCTGGAGATAGAACAAATCACAGACTTCAAGAATCACAGCCTACCGCTCGCCCGGATAAAAAAGATCATGAAGGCCGATGAGGATGTCCGTATGATCTCAGCCGAGGCCCCTGTGGTCTTTGCCAAGGCGTGCGAACTGTTTATACTGGAACTGACACTCAGATCATGGATCCATACTGAAGAGAATAAGAGGAGAACTCTGCAGAAGAATGACATAGGTGGCGCTATAACCAGAACCGACATATTTGACTTCTTGGTGGATATAGTTCCCAGGGATGAGTTAAAGGATGAGGGCCTGGGGATTACACGAGCTGCTGTGGGTGCTCCCGGTGACGCAATTCCGTATTACTATGTGCCAGCGGCGCAAGTGCCAGGCCCTGGAATGGTGATGGGGAAGCCAGGAGATCAAGCGGCTGCGGGGACTGTGTATGCTGTCGAGCAGCCTCATTCGGTGGTTTACTTGTGGCAGCCACCTCATGCACAGCAACACGAGCAGGTGCCAGATGGTGAGTAA